The window CGGCATCGTGATGCCGTGGCTGCAGAACGCTCGAGTCGCTCGGGTTGCTGCCCGGCTGATGCCTCTGGTGAGGACGCTCGCTGTGATCGGCGCGTCGCTCGGACTCGCTCTGATCCTGCTGGCGGCGAGCGGATACGACCTCGCGTCCTGCCTGCGGGCGTTCTGGGTGGGCAGCGTAGGCTCGGCTCGTGGATGGGGCGTCACGCTGACGAATGCGTGCCCGATCATCTTCACGGGGCTCGCCGTAGCGGTCGCCTTCCGCTGCGGCGCGCTCAACATCGGCGCGGAAGGGCAGCTTCTGGTCGGCACGCTGCTGACGACCTGGCTCGGAGTGAGCGCGGAGCTCCCCACATCCG is drawn from Candidatus Poribacteria bacterium and contains these coding sequences:
- a CDS encoding ABC transporter permease, with translation MPWLQNARVARVAARLMPLVRTLAVIGASLGLALILLAASGYDLASCLRAFWVGSVGSARGWGVTLTNACPIIFTGLAVAVAFRCGALNIGAEGQLLVGTLLTTWLGVSAELPTS